The following are from one region of the Sporichthyaceae bacterium genome:
- a CDS encoding DegV family protein, which yields MRPVQIVTDSAVSLAEGEAAAAGVVVVPLRVAIDGKEFSEDDLTPHQIVSALQTGSTVSTAQPSVEAFAMVYARAAAAGAAAVVSVHMSAALSGTYTAACAAAADATLPVHVVDSASVGFGLGFAVRAAVAARDRGEDPAAAARASNAQTDVWFYVDTLEHLRRGGRIGAAAAVLGTALAIKPILGLIDGQIVPAEKVRTRARAVARLEELGVQRSGDAVVELAVQHLGAAEAAAELADRLAKQVPGARRVDVVEIGAAVGAHVGPGLLAVALRRL from the coding sequence GTGCGCCCGGTACAGATCGTCACCGACTCCGCGGTCAGTTTGGCCGAGGGAGAGGCTGCCGCGGCCGGCGTGGTCGTGGTCCCGCTGCGGGTGGCCATCGACGGAAAGGAGTTCTCCGAGGACGATCTGACGCCGCATCAGATCGTGAGCGCGTTGCAGACCGGCTCGACGGTGAGCACCGCACAGCCCAGCGTCGAGGCCTTCGCGATGGTGTATGCCCGGGCCGCCGCGGCCGGCGCAGCAGCAGTCGTGTCGGTGCACATGTCCGCTGCGTTGTCCGGGACGTACACGGCGGCGTGTGCGGCGGCTGCGGACGCGACGCTGCCGGTGCACGTCGTGGATAGCGCCTCGGTCGGCTTCGGATTGGGTTTCGCGGTGCGCGCGGCGGTGGCGGCGCGGGACCGCGGCGAGGATCCGGCCGCGGCGGCCCGGGCGAGCAACGCCCAAACCGACGTGTGGTTCTACGTGGACACCCTGGAGCACCTGCGTCGCGGTGGCCGGATCGGTGCTGCGGCGGCCGTGCTCGGCACCGCGTTGGCCATCAAACCGATCCTGGGCCTGATCGACGGTCAGATCGTGCCCGCGGAGAAGGTGCGCACCCGGGCCCGGGCGGTGGCCCGGCTGGAGGAACTCGGCGTGCAGCGCTCCGGTGACGCCGTGGTCGAGTTGGCCGTGCAGCACCTCGGCGCGGCCGAGGCCGCCGCGGAACTGGCCGACCGGCTGGCCAAGCAGGTGCCCGGCGCCCGTCGGGTGGACGTGGTGGAGATCGGTGCGGCGGTCGGCGCACACGTCGGCCCCGGCCTGCTGGCGGTGGCCCTGCGTCGCCTCTGA
- the rpsT gene encoding 30S ribosomal protein S20, whose amino-acid sequence MANIKSQIKRNRTNEKARQRNKAVRSSLKTSVRKFREAAAAGDTEGANTLMRQAARALDKAASKGMIHANAAANKKSAMAQALHKL is encoded by the coding sequence GTGGCGAACATCAAGTCCCAGATCAAGCGGAACCGCACTAACGAGAAGGCGCGGCAGCGCAACAAGGCCGTGCGCTCCTCGCTGAAGACCTCGGTGCGCAAGTTCCGCGAGGCGGCCGCGGCCGGGGACACCGAGGGCGCGAATACCTTGATGCGTCAGGCCGCCAGGGCGCTGGACAAGGCCGCGAGCAAGGGCATGATCCACGCCAACGCCGCCGCCAACAAGAAGTCCGCGATGGCGCAGGCCCTGCACAAGCTGTAG
- a CDS encoding circularly permuted type 2 ATP-grasp protein, with amino-acid sequence MADLFQDYPHGAAWDEMFAPEGAPRAAMAAVHDAVRAMAADELKARADALALSFLDRGVTFALGGEERPFPLDIVPRVITADEWAVLSTGVAQRVRALEAFLADVYDRGQCFSDGVIPKRLIATSAHFHRAAADVVPANGVRVLVSGIDVIRDEAGQFRVLEDNIRTPSGVSYVIENRRAMTHGLPEAFTSHRVMPVSDYPQRLLAAARAAAPDGAVDAEVVVLTPGVYNSAYFEHALLARMMGVELVEGRDLVCRRNRVYMRTTTGERRVDVIYRRIDDDFLDPLHFRADSTIGCPGLLNAARDGGVTICNAVGNGIADDKLVYSYVPDLVRYYLAEEPVLANVDTYRLDDPDTLAWVLAHLNELVLKPVDASGGKGIVIGPAADPTTLTQLRAKVNADPRGWIAQQVVHLSTVPTLVGDNLRPRHVDLRPFAVNDGREVYVLPGGLTRVALPEGQLVVNSSQGGGSKDTWVLAGSDVLVDPVHAAQNSPRGVPSNPGPRRAGAFGLLRQQMAQQQQGGFAC; translated from the coding sequence GTGGCTGACCTCTTCCAGGACTACCCGCACGGGGCGGCCTGGGACGAGATGTTCGCACCCGAGGGCGCCCCGCGCGCCGCCATGGCCGCAGTGCACGATGCCGTGCGGGCGATGGCGGCCGACGAACTCAAGGCCCGCGCCGACGCGCTCGCGCTGTCCTTCCTGGACCGTGGGGTCACCTTCGCCCTCGGCGGGGAGGAGCGGCCGTTCCCGCTGGACATCGTGCCGCGGGTGATCACCGCCGATGAGTGGGCGGTGCTGTCCACCGGCGTGGCGCAGCGGGTGCGGGCGCTGGAGGCGTTCCTGGCCGACGTGTACGACCGCGGTCAGTGCTTCTCCGACGGGGTGATCCCCAAGCGGCTGATCGCCACCTCCGCGCACTTCCACCGGGCCGCCGCGGACGTCGTCCCGGCCAACGGTGTGCGGGTGCTGGTCTCCGGCATCGACGTGATCCGCGACGAGGCCGGGCAGTTCCGGGTGTTGGAGGACAACATCCGCACCCCGTCCGGGGTCTCCTACGTCATCGAGAACCGCCGCGCGATGACCCACGGCCTGCCCGAGGCGTTCACCTCGCACCGGGTCATGCCGGTCTCGGACTACCCGCAACGGCTGCTCGCCGCGGCCCGCGCCGCGGCGCCGGACGGTGCGGTGGATGCCGAGGTCGTGGTGCTCACCCCCGGCGTCTACAACTCCGCGTACTTCGAGCACGCGCTGCTGGCCCGGATGATGGGCGTGGAACTGGTCGAGGGCCGCGACCTGGTGTGCCGACGCAACCGCGTCTACATGCGCACCACCACCGGCGAGCGCCGGGTGGACGTCATCTACCGGCGTATCGACGACGACTTCCTCGACCCGCTGCACTTCCGCGCCGACTCCACGATCGGCTGCCCCGGCCTGCTCAACGCCGCCCGCGACGGCGGGGTGACCATCTGCAATGCGGTGGGCAACGGCATCGCCGATGACAAACTCGTCTACAGCTATGTGCCGGACCTGGTGCGTTACTACCTGGCCGAGGAACCGGTGCTGGCCAACGTGGACACCTACCGGCTGGACGACCCCGACACGCTGGCCTGGGTGCTCGCGCACCTGAATGAGTTGGTGCTCAAGCCGGTGGACGCCTCCGGCGGCAAGGGCATTGTGATCGGGCCGGCCGCGGACCCGACCACGCTGACTCAGCTGCGTGCCAAGGTAAATGCCGACCCGCGCGGTTGGATCGCCCAGCAGGTCGTGCACCTGTCCACCGTGCCCACCCTGGTTGGCGACAACCTGAGACCCCGTCACGTCGACCTGCGTCCGTTCGCGGTCAACGACGGCAGGGAGGTCTATGTGTTGCCCGGCGGCCTGACCCGGGTGGCGTTGCCGGAGGGCCAGTTGGTGGTGAACTCCAGTCAGGGCGGGGGTTCCAAGGACACCTGGGTGCTGGCCGGCTCCGACGTCCTGGTCGACCCGGTGCACGCGGCACAGAACTCACCGCGCGGTGTGCCCTCCAACCCCGGCCCGCGCCGGGCCGGCGCGTTCGGGCTGCTGCGCCAGCAGATGGCGCAACAGCAGCAGGGAGGGTTCGCGTGCTGA
- a CDS encoding ComEA family DNA-binding protein, protein MKPDLFSRLRLVRSRLRGRWYAWWYSPSTDAEGDSSLRRRWDAHSALVMCAVAAVGIALGWWVWWQARPQLIDVGSSVLAEGSPPPLPTPTPTPAPGATPATGSAPPLVVDVEGRVRWPGVVLVPAGARVQDALRAAGGPRAGVSTRSLNLARPLADGEQIVLDPDHPTPSPVPTSTVGKAGISRRPVAVRPSAAFPINLNTATSAELQTLPGVGPVLASRILAWRGAHGRFSTIQELQEVSGIGPARFAVLRTLVHV, encoded by the coding sequence GTGAAGCCGGATCTCTTCTCTCGCCTGCGCCTCGTCCGTTCGCGCCTGCGCGGGCGGTGGTATGCCTGGTGGTACTCGCCGAGCACCGATGCCGAGGGCGACAGCAGCCTGCGGCGGCGCTGGGACGCGCACAGCGCGCTGGTGATGTGCGCGGTGGCGGCGGTCGGCATCGCGCTGGGTTGGTGGGTGTGGTGGCAGGCCCGTCCGCAGCTGATCGACGTCGGCAGCAGCGTGCTCGCCGAGGGCAGCCCGCCACCGTTGCCGACCCCGACGCCGACGCCCGCCCCCGGCGCGACACCGGCCACGGGCAGCGCGCCGCCACTGGTGGTCGACGTGGAGGGTCGGGTGCGGTGGCCGGGCGTGGTGCTCGTCCCAGCCGGCGCCCGGGTGCAGGACGCGCTGCGCGCCGCCGGCGGGCCCCGCGCCGGGGTGTCCACCCGGTCGCTGAACTTGGCGCGTCCGTTGGCCGACGGTGAGCAGATCGTGCTCGACCCCGATCACCCGACGCCCTCGCCCGTCCCGACATCCACGGTGGGCAAGGCAGGGATATCCCGGCGCCCGGTCGCGGTCCGCCCGAGTGCGGCTTTTCCGATCAACCTGAACACCGCGACGTCGGCCGAACTGCAGACGCTGCCCGGCGTCGGCCCGGTGCTCGCCTCCCGGATCCTGGCCTGGCGCGGCGCACACGGCCGGTTCTCCACGATCCAGGAGCTACAAGAGGTCTCCGGCATCGGGCCTGCGCGCTTCGCGGTGCTGCGCACGCTGGTCCACGTGTAG
- a CDS encoding ComEC/Rec2 family competence protein yields the protein MRTDAPAPHDLRLVPVAAAVWAVAWLTPITPGALLATAGLLAVAAVGWLLRRGRRTPGAWVLIACLVAGCAAGVAAGTRAHASRAGPLPRLAEQRAIVDVQLRIGEYPQVFTAPARHGPARPVVAVAVRVERVVGRGRVGRIRSPAVLHSTNLAWRRVLPGERYAAEVRLAPARPHSGQAAMLWTPRPGARLTGASRPHRWAAAVRADLRAAVADLPAGPRALVPGLVVGDTSAIEPTATAEFKVAGLTHLTAVSGANVAILLAVVLLLAGRLGLPRRVRPTLGGVAVVGFLLVVGPAPSLLRAAVMGAVGLIGLAIGRPARAVSALCAAVVLLVLADPALARSFSFALSTAATAALLGLAPRWRASLSRHLPAPVATVIAVPAAAQVACAPLIVLLSGNISLVAIPANLLVAPVVAPAMICGLLAAAAQPFSPTLAALPARTAGACAAWILAVAHHCAALPGATLPWPDGPRGAALLAGLTVLALLIARRGPGSFRSRPAWVAVLAVLVGALLVRPPLPMPPMLRPLLWPPPGWQLVACDVGQGDALVLSVTSGAAVVIDAGPDPAPVDRCLRRLRVRAIPLLVLTHFHADHVEGLPGVLRGRRVTCIEVSPLDDPPEEAARVAHWAAAAGVPVRRARPGEMRQLGGLRLRVLWPTVLLAGDSPPNNASVVLSAVTPAGLRVLLSGDVEPPAQAVIHRAEPDLRVDVLKVPHHGSSYQDDEFLRSLHARVALVSVGADNDYGHPAERTLAMLRGTGARTLRTDTGGDLAVAVQDGQLRAAARSGSGGGSGRMPGVAGMAAPPTDARRRRMAGLP from the coding sequence GTGCGCACCGACGCCCCGGCGCCGCACGACCTGCGCCTGGTGCCGGTAGCCGCTGCGGTGTGGGCGGTTGCCTGGCTCACGCCGATCACGCCGGGCGCCCTGCTCGCCACCGCCGGCCTGCTCGCGGTGGCGGCGGTGGGCTGGTTGCTCCGCCGGGGACGTCGCACCCCCGGGGCATGGGTGCTGATCGCCTGTCTGGTGGCGGGCTGCGCCGCCGGGGTCGCTGCCGGGACCAGGGCGCACGCGAGCCGAGCCGGGCCGTTGCCGCGGCTGGCCGAACAACGCGCGATCGTGGACGTGCAGCTTCGCATTGGCGAATACCCACAGGTGTTCACCGCGCCCGCGCGACACGGCCCGGCGCGACCCGTGGTCGCGGTGGCGGTACGGGTCGAGCGGGTGGTCGGTCGCGGACGGGTGGGTCGCATCCGCAGTCCCGCGGTGTTACACAGCACGAACCTCGCCTGGCGACGTGTGCTGCCGGGGGAGCGGTACGCCGCCGAGGTCCGACTGGCACCGGCCCGTCCGCACAGCGGGCAGGCGGCCATGCTGTGGACGCCGCGACCGGGCGCCCGGCTGACTGGTGCATCCCGGCCGCACCGGTGGGCCGCCGCGGTCCGCGCCGACCTGCGCGCCGCGGTCGCCGACCTGCCCGCCGGGCCACGGGCGCTGGTGCCGGGACTGGTGGTGGGGGATACCTCGGCGATCGAACCCACGGCCACCGCGGAGTTCAAGGTCGCCGGATTGACCCACTTGACGGCGGTGTCCGGGGCCAACGTGGCGATCCTGCTCGCGGTCGTGCTTCTCCTCGCCGGCCGCCTCGGTCTGCCCCGGCGCGTGCGCCCGACGCTCGGCGGCGTCGCGGTTGTCGGGTTCCTGCTCGTCGTCGGCCCCGCGCCGAGCCTGCTGCGCGCCGCCGTGATGGGCGCGGTGGGCCTGATCGGCCTGGCCATCGGACGACCGGCCCGGGCGGTGTCCGCGCTGTGCGCCGCGGTGGTGCTGTTGGTGCTCGCCGATCCGGCACTCGCGCGCAGCTTCAGTTTCGCGCTGTCCACGGCCGCCACCGCCGCCCTGCTCGGCCTTGCACCGCGCTGGCGCGCGTCGCTGTCCCGGCACCTGCCGGCTCCGGTGGCCACGGTGATCGCGGTGCCCGCTGCCGCCCAGGTCGCCTGCGCACCGCTGATCGTGCTGCTGTCCGGGAACATCAGTCTGGTCGCCATCCCGGCGAACCTGTTGGTCGCACCCGTGGTGGCCCCGGCCATGATTTGCGGCCTTCTCGCCGCCGCCGCCCAACCGTTCTCACCCACACTGGCGGCGCTACCGGCCCGAACGGCCGGCGCCTGTGCGGCCTGGATCCTCGCGGTGGCCCACCATTGCGCCGCGCTGCCCGGCGCCACGTTGCCCTGGCCCGATGGTCCGCGCGGTGCGGCCCTGCTCGCCGGGCTCACCGTCCTGGCGCTGCTCATCGCGCGGCGTGGGCCGGGCTCCTTCCGCTCCCGGCCGGCGTGGGTCGCAGTGCTGGCGGTGCTGGTCGGGGCGTTGCTGGTGCGTCCACCGTTGCCCATGCCACCGATGCTGCGCCCGCTGCTCTGGCCGCCACCCGGATGGCAGTTGGTCGCCTGCGACGTCGGGCAGGGCGACGCGTTGGTGTTGTCCGTGACATCCGGCGCTGCGGTGGTGATCGACGCCGGGCCGGACCCGGCCCCGGTCGACCGGTGCCTGCGTCGGCTGCGGGTCCGAGCCATCCCGTTGCTGGTGCTCACGCATTTCCATGCCGATCACGTCGAGGGCCTGCCGGGGGTGCTGCGCGGTCGACGCGTGACGTGTATCGAGGTGAGCCCGTTGGACGACCCTCCGGAAGAGGCCGCGCGCGTCGCCCACTGGGCCGCGGCAGCCGGGGTGCCGGTGCGGCGCGCGCGTCCCGGCGAGATGCGCCAACTGGGCGGGCTGCGTTTGCGCGTGCTGTGGCCGACCGTGCTGTTGGCCGGGGACTCACCGCCGAACAACGCCTCGGTGGTGTTGTCCGCGGTCACCCCGGCGGGCCTGCGCGTGTTGCTCTCCGGCGACGTCGAGCCGCCCGCGCAGGCGGTGATTCACCGCGCGGAGCCCGACCTGCGCGTGGACGTGCTGAAGGTTCCGCATCATGGGTCCAGCTACCAGGACGACGAGTTTCTGCGCTCGCTGCACGCGCGCGTCGCGCTGGTCTCGGTGGGCGCGGACAACGACTACGGCCACCCCGCCGAGCGCACCCTCGCCATGCTGCGCGGTACCGGCGCCCGCACCCTGCGCACCGACACCGGCGGCGACCTCGCGGTCGCTGTACAGGACGGTCAGCTGCGCGCCGCCGCGCGGTCCGGATCCGGCGGTGGGTCGGGTCGGATGCCCGGCGTGGCCGGTATGGCGGCCCCGCCCACCGACGCTCGTCGGCGGCGCATGGCAGGCTTGCCGTGA
- a CDS encoding alpha-E domain-containing protein, producing the protein MLSRIAESVFWIGRYLERADSTARILDVHMQMLVEDPWVDERTVCSSLMEVMGVTTEDEEEVTSAGHVLTALAYDLDNPSAIAGSISAARENARGTRETISAEIFEALNATWMGLGERRRVADRLGPHGFFSWVRERTGVLGGLVDSTMSRDEGWTFLALGRALERADMTARLLMLRTVPGGRAPTWGTLLRSCGSYESYLRTYRGPVRDYLAAEFLMVDRLSPRSVFYSLSAAETCLATLDPRPARSGFDDVARLMLGRARTDLEYRSRGGLLEDFSEHLESLQETCAAVTDAVARRYFPHVAPVTWTAELTA; encoded by the coding sequence GTGCTGAGCCGTATCGCGGAGTCCGTGTTCTGGATCGGCCGTTACCTGGAGCGGGCGGACAGCACCGCGCGCATCCTCGACGTGCACATGCAGATGCTGGTGGAGGACCCGTGGGTGGACGAGCGCACCGTGTGCTCGTCGTTGATGGAAGTCATGGGCGTGACCACCGAAGACGAGGAGGAGGTGACCAGCGCCGGCCACGTGCTGACCGCGCTCGCCTACGACCTGGACAACCCCAGCGCAATCGCAGGTTCGATCTCGGCCGCGCGGGAGAACGCTCGCGGGACACGCGAGACGATTTCCGCGGAGATCTTCGAGGCGCTCAACGCGACGTGGATGGGGCTGGGGGAGCGGCGTCGGGTGGCCGACCGCCTCGGCCCGCACGGCTTCTTCTCCTGGGTACGCGAACGCACCGGGGTGCTGGGCGGTCTGGTCGACTCCACCATGAGCCGGGACGAGGGGTGGACCTTCCTCGCCCTGGGCCGCGCACTGGAGCGCGCCGACATGACGGCGCGGTTGCTCATGTTGCGCACCGTGCCCGGCGGCCGGGCACCGACCTGGGGCACGCTGCTGCGCTCCTGCGGCTCCTACGAGAGCTATCTGCGTACCTACCGCGGTCCGGTGCGGGACTACCTGGCCGCGGAGTTCCTCATGGTTGACCGCTTGTCCCCGCGCTCGGTGTTCTACTCGCTGTCCGCCGCCGAAACCTGCCTGGCCACCCTGGACCCGCGGCCGGCCCGCAGCGGGTTCGACGACGTTGCCCGCCTGATGCTCGGCCGCGCCCGTACCGACCTGGAGTACCGCAGCCGCGGGGGCCTGCTCGAGGACTTCTCCGAGCACCTGGAGAGTTTGCAGGAGACCTGCGCTGCGGTCACCGATGCGGTGGCCCGACGGTACTTCCCGCACGTCGCGCCGGTGACCTGGACCGCGGAGCTGACGGCATGA
- the holA gene encoding DNA polymerase III subunit delta, which yields MSETPASLPRLTLVLGPEELLAERAVAGARRMIRAADAEADVHDLLPAVLTPGSLDELCAPSLFAARRLVILRSAHDLAAAVLPEVEALIGDPPEDVSVVLMHAGGAKGKSLLEAARKAKAVVLDCAEVKKPGDKLAFINAEFRTAGRRVSADGAKALLDAVGGDLRELAAACAQLIADTAGTVDPGTVHRYYAGRADVTSFAVADLAVNGQTADALVQLRWALSAGVEPVLITAALAMGLRSIAKLGGAPRGLKPADLARELGMPPWKIDRVRAQLRGWDAEGIARAINAVAAADAAVKGGAVSAGYALEKALVGVAEARRQS from the coding sequence ATGTCCGAGACCCCTGCGTCGCTGCCCCGGCTCACCCTCGTGCTGGGCCCCGAGGAACTTCTGGCCGAACGTGCCGTGGCCGGCGCCCGGCGCATGATCCGGGCGGCGGACGCCGAGGCCGACGTGCACGACCTGCTGCCCGCCGTGCTCACGCCGGGCTCCCTGGACGAATTGTGTGCGCCGTCGCTGTTCGCGGCGCGCCGGTTGGTGATCCTGCGCAGCGCACACGACCTGGCCGCCGCGGTGCTGCCGGAGGTCGAAGCGTTGATCGGGGACCCGCCGGAGGATGTCTCGGTCGTGCTGATGCACGCGGGCGGGGCCAAGGGTAAAAGCCTGCTCGAGGCCGCGCGCAAGGCCAAGGCGGTCGTGCTGGACTGCGCCGAGGTCAAGAAGCCCGGCGACAAACTGGCCTTCATCAACGCCGAGTTCCGCACCGCAGGTCGGCGGGTCAGCGCCGACGGCGCCAAGGCGCTGCTCGACGCGGTGGGCGGTGACCTGCGCGAGCTCGCGGCCGCCTGCGCGCAGCTGATTGCGGACACCGCCGGCACCGTGGACCCGGGCACCGTGCACCGCTACTACGCGGGCCGCGCCGACGTGACCAGCTTCGCGGTCGCCGACCTCGCGGTGAACGGGCAGACCGCGGACGCGCTGGTGCAACTGCGCTGGGCGCTGTCCGCGGGGGTGGAACCGGTGCTCATTACCGCCGCGCTGGCCATGGGCCTGCGCAGCATCGCGAAGCTGGGCGGGGCACCGCGGGGGCTCAAGCCCGCCGATCTGGCCCGCGAGCTGGGCATGCCGCCGTGGAAGATCGACCGGGTGCGCGCGCAGCTACGCGGCTGGGACGCCGAAGGAATCGCGCGGGCGATCAACGCGGTCGCGGCTGCGGACGCCGCCGTCAAAGGCGGCGCCGTGTCGGCGGGGTACGCGCTGGAGAAGGCGCTGGTCGGCGTGGCCGAAGCGCGCCGGCAGAGTTGA
- a CDS encoding transglutaminase family protein: MTTWRLRVRHRTGIRYESPVLASYNEVRMTPLSDAGQTALETRVSISPNVAVARYRDYWGSQVTAFDVHTPHTEMVLDALSVVETHSRARTLEKVGWDALHDDRVRDSHVEFLTPTEHTAVEDSLLEPARAMAGGQPPAEAARAVADWLRDQVVYETGSTGVHTVAMAAWAERKGVCQDLAHLTVGTLRGLGIPARYISGYLHPDAEAEVGATVVGESHAWVQWWDGDWTSFDPTNGKPVGPEHVVVARGRDYWDVLPHKGVYSGPAGTALGVQVEVTRLA; this comes from the coding sequence ATGACCACCTGGCGGCTGAGGGTGCGTCACCGTACGGGCATACGGTACGAATCGCCGGTTCTGGCCTCGTACAACGAGGTGCGGATGACCCCGTTGTCCGACGCCGGGCAGACCGCGCTGGAAACTCGGGTGAGCATCTCGCCGAACGTCGCGGTAGCCCGCTACCGCGACTATTGGGGCTCCCAGGTGACCGCCTTCGATGTGCACACCCCGCACACTGAGATGGTGCTCGACGCGCTGTCGGTGGTCGAGACGCACTCCCGCGCGCGCACCCTGGAGAAGGTCGGGTGGGACGCACTGCACGACGATCGGGTGCGGGACAGCCACGTGGAGTTCCTCACCCCGACCGAGCACACCGCGGTGGAGGATTCGCTGCTGGAGCCCGCCCGCGCGATGGCCGGCGGCCAACCGCCGGCCGAAGCGGCCCGCGCGGTGGCGGACTGGTTACGCGACCAGGTCGTCTACGAAACAGGGTCCACCGGCGTGCACACCGTCGCCATGGCGGCGTGGGCGGAGCGCAAAGGTGTCTGCCAGGACCTCGCGCACCTCACCGTGGGCACGCTGCGAGGCCTGGGCATCCCGGCTCGGTACATCTCCGGCTACCTGCACCCCGACGCCGAGGCCGAGGTCGGCGCCACCGTGGTCGGGGAGAGTCACGCCTGGGTGCAGTGGTGGGACGGCGACTGGACCTCCTTCGACCCGACCAACGGCAAACCCGTCGGCCCCGAACACGTCGTGGTCGCCCGCGGTCGCGACTATTGGGATGTGCTGCCGCACAAGGGTGTTTACTCCGGCCCGGCGGGCACGGCGCTGGGTGTACAGGTCGAGGTCACCCGGCTGGCCTGA